A region from the Hominilimicola fabiformis genome encodes:
- a CDS encoding helix-turn-helix transcriptional regulator, translating into MFKPVSAKEERLLPVYVYGSESLEHQAQISRGKGFMLHSQISVCYSGEGVFTDHNNVSHKVQSGDIMYFTSATSNSYKPTSVPWKTDYIVMGGYALIELMRFLGYSKSGVIHLTENIKEKVYQNFKTIIELNNSNTENAHSICSRLLYTVLFDIASCIEGNPNNDKANLIKPCIDYIKSNYMHDISISALAEMIKVTPTYLGIIFKKVYNITPQKFLTNIRIENSKQLLVSNKNMSLSDVAINSGFNSESYFCNTFKKYIGITPTEYRSINTFGEI; encoded by the coding sequence ATGTTCAAACCTGTATCAGCAAAAGAAGAACGACTTTTACCGGTGTATGTCTACGGCTCGGAATCGCTTGAACATCAAGCACAAATAAGTCGCGGCAAAGGTTTTATGCTACATTCTCAAATTTCCGTTTGTTACAGCGGAGAAGGCGTTTTTACAGACCACAACAATGTTTCGCACAAAGTTCAAAGCGGAGATATTATGTACTTTACTTCCGCAACATCAAATTCATATAAACCCACCTCTGTTCCATGGAAAACAGACTACATCGTTATGGGCGGATATGCTCTGATTGAGCTTATGAGGTTTTTGGGATATTCAAAAAGCGGTGTAATTCACCTTACCGAAAATATTAAAGAAAAAGTATATCAAAATTTTAAAACAATTATTGAACTAAACAACTCCAATACCGAAAATGCTCATTCGATTTGCAGCAGACTTTTGTATACCGTATTGTTCGATATTGCATCTTGCATTGAAGGCAATCCCAACAATGACAAAGCGAATTTAATCAAGCCGTGTATTGATTATATAAAATCTAACTATATGCACGATATTTCAATATCCGCTTTGGCTGAAATGATTAAAGTAACTCCTACTTATCTCGGAATTATTTTTAAAAAAGTTTACAATATAACACCGCAAAAATTTCTTACCAATATACGCATAGAAAATTCCAAACAACTTTTAGTCAGCAACAAAAATATGTCACTTTCGGATGTTGCAATTAATTCGGGTTTTAACAGTGAAAGTTATTTTTGCAACACATTCAAGAAATATATAGGCATTACACCTACGGAGTACAGAAGTATCAACACATTCGGAGAAATATAA
- a CDS encoding AraC family transcriptional regulator produces MKKNYEKILPTYICDIQEINNLSKVMFMNNFPHHQFILCTSGTGKICTENNIEQTVSKGDIVFINSSILFSLRQQENFSIKRIAFNGNFVTNYLQYFDFNPAVVFVPKSNEVFNAFNIAYDGYMHDKDDIQNSVNMYNLIGVCGESYVSSNPALLTPEDFIAESGFDFIKQNISSINIDFSPYLKLHKISITELNDIFISRYGKNINELIYFYRMEFAKYAVFKVGNTHYERYYNQCGFKSPEEFYSEFKKYANMTVEEYLNLVWAK; encoded by the coding sequence ATGAAAAAGAATTACGAAAAAATTTTACCGACATACATATGTGATATACAGGAAATAAACAATCTTTCAAAGGTTATGTTTATGAACAACTTTCCGCACCATCAATTCATTTTGTGTACAAGCGGAACAGGTAAAATATGCACCGAAAACAACATTGAACAAACCGTAAGCAAAGGCGATATTGTATTTATAAATTCTTCAATTCTGTTTTCGCTCAGACAGCAAGAAAATTTTTCTATAAAGCGTATTGCGTTTAACGGTAATTTCGTTACAAATTATCTCCAATACTTTGATTTTAACCCAGCCGTTGTTTTTGTTCCGAAAAGCAACGAAGTTTTTAACGCATTTAATATTGCGTATGACGGCTATATGCACGATAAAGACGATATACAAAATTCTGTTAATATGTACAATCTTATCGGTGTATGCGGTGAAAGTTATGTTTCATCAAACCCCGCTCTTTTGACACCCGAAGATTTTATTGCCGAGAGTGGTTTTGATTTCATAAAACAAAACATATCTTCAATAAATATAGACTTTTCACCATATCTGAAATTACACAAAATTTCAATAACGGAGCTTAACGATATTTTTATAAGCCGTTACGGCAAAAATATTAATGAGCTGATTTACTTTTACCGTATGGAATTTGCGAAGTACGCGGTTTTCAAGGTAGGAAATACTCATTACGAAAGGTATTATAATCAATGCGGTTTTAAATCTCCCGAAGAATTTTACAGTGAATTTAAAAAGTATGCGAATATGACCGTAGAGGAATACCTTAACCTCGTTTGGGCAAAATAA